The sequence GAGCGCCTCAAATGCCATCCCCGCGGTCATGGCTCCGTCGCCTATTACGGCTACGACTTTTCTGTCCCGTCCGAGAATGGAATCAGCAACGGTCATGCCCAGCCCCGCTGAGATGGAGGTGCTTGTATGTCCCACGCCGAAGGCGTCAAAGGAGCTTTCCGAAGGTTTGATGAAGCCTGATATTCCCTTGAACGTGCGCAGTGTGTGGAACCTGTCCTTCCTGTCGGTGAGGATCTTATATGCGTAGGACTGATGTCCCACGTCCCACACTATGCGGTCGTACAAGGGTGTAAAATTTCGCAGGAGACTGATTGTGAGCTCCACAACACCGAGGCTCGGAGCCAGATGCCCGCCGTTTTTTGAAACAGTATCGATTATTATCTCCCTTGTTTCGGCGGCGAGTATTTCCGTCTGCTGGTAATCCAGCTTCTTTATATCATCGGGAAGCTTCAGTTTTTCGATCGTTCCCATCTAATTCTTACGCTCCAGCACATACTTGGCTATCTCGATACAGGGTCTTGCCGCCTTGCCGTACGGCTCGACTATGGCTATCGCCTCTGCGGTGAGCTCGGAGGCAATCCTCATAGACCTCTCAACCCCGTAAAGGGCTGTGTATGTCGCTTTGCCCTCCGCCGCGTCCTTGCCTATGCTCTTACCCAGTTCCTCCGCTGTGGAGGTAACGTCAAGCACGTCATCCACCACCTGAAAGGCGAGACCTATCTTTCTGCCGTAGGACTTCATGTTCGCTTTATCTATCTCTTCCCCGTAGCCGAGAACAGCGCCAAGTTCGGCGCAGTAGGCTATGAGGCTTGCTGTCTTGTGCATATGGATATAGTCCACGGTTTCGACTTCCGGATCGGTTTTCTCCGCCTGCATATCGGCGAACTGACCGCCCACCATGCCCTTATCCCCTGCGGCGACTGCCAGCTTGAACGCCGCCTCCGCCATGAGCGGGGCTTCTATATCGGGGTTGATCTCTTTATTCAGCATTATCTCAAAAGCCTTGGTAAGCAGAGCGTCTCCGGCGAGAATCGCTGTCGCCTCACCGAAAACCTTATGGTTTGTGGGTTTGCCCCTGCGGAAATCATCATTGTCCATGGCGGGGAGATCGTCATGAATCAGGGAATATGTATGCAGAATCTCCACTGCGGCGGCATAGGGGGTGACCTTGTCGAAATAATTGTCAAATATGCCGAAGGATGAAAAGATAACCGCGGGGCGCATACGCTTTCCCCCTGCGCCGAGGCTGTAGTTCATGGATTTCACAAGTCCGGAGGCATGAATATCCGCAGAGACTATATAGCTTTCAAAAAATTTCTCAACACGCTCCGCCCAGAAGCCCACATAGCCTTTCAGATTGAAATCATTCATCGGCAGGCTCCGTGCGTACGTTCCCTTCGCTGTCCGCGCTGAGAACTTTATTAACCTTTATCTCTATTTCATCAAGCATTTTGCGTGATTCTCTGCCGAGCTGCATCCCTTCCTGAAAAAGCGCGAGGGTAGTTTCTATATCAAGCTCCGAGTTCTCAAGCTTTTCCACTATTTCCTCAAGCCTTTTCAGCTTGGTTTCAAAAGCGCCTGTCTCTTTCATCTCAGTTCACACAGCACTTTCTCAGCGTGCCCCTTCGCCTTGACGTTCTTAAAAACCTTCAGCACTGTTCCGTCCGTGTCAATAACGAAGGTGGAACGGATTATACCTGTGTATGTTACACCGTAGTTTTTCTTTTCACCATATGCGCCGAAAGCTGCCGCGCATATTTTATCGGGATCGGAGAGAAGCAGAATGTCAAGATTCTGTTTTTCCTTAAACTTTTTATGACTGGCAGCACTGTCCGGGCTCACGCCGATGATTTTGCAGCCTTCTTCGGCGTATTCCTTCACAAGCGCTGTGAACTCACGAGCTTCCGTGGTGCATCCGGGAGTGTTATCCTTTGGGTAAAAATAGAGAATCAGCTTTTTTCCGCTGAAATCGGAGAGAGAATAAACCTTGCCGTCATCCCCTTCCAGAGAAAAATCAGGGGCGGGGTCGCCCGTTTTGAGTTCAGCCATTGTCATCACCTTTTTCCCTTGCCGTTTTGGCGTAAAGCTGCCCGCAGGCTCCGTCAATGTCGCTTCCGAGGCTCTTTCTGATAAAAGTACCAATCCTCTCTTGTATCAGATAATTTTGA is a genomic window of Geovibrio thiophilus containing:
- a CDS encoding polyprenyl synthetase family protein, coding for MNDFNLKGYVGFWAERVEKFFESYIVSADIHASGLVKSMNYSLGAGGKRMRPAVIFSSFGIFDNYFDKVTPYAAAVEILHTYSLIHDDLPAMDNDDFRRGKPTNHKVFGEATAILAGDALLTKAFEIMLNKEINPDIEAPLMAEAAFKLAVAAGDKGMVGGQFADMQAEKTDPEVETVDYIHMHKTASLIAYCAELGAVLGYGEEIDKANMKSYGRKIGLAFQVVDDVLDVTSTAEELGKSIGKDAAEGKATYTALYGVERSMRIASELTAEAIAIVEPYGKAARPCIEIAKYVLERKN
- the xseB gene encoding exodeoxyribonuclease VII small subunit, translated to MKETGAFETKLKRLEEIVEKLENSELDIETTLALFQEGMQLGRESRKMLDEIEIKVNKVLSADSEGNVRTEPADE
- the bcp gene encoding thioredoxin-dependent thiol peroxidase translates to MAELKTGDPAPDFSLEGDDGKVYSLSDFSGKKLILYFYPKDNTPGCTTEAREFTALVKEYAEEGCKIIGVSPDSAASHKKFKEKQNLDILLLSDPDKICAAAFGAYGEKKNYGVTYTGIIRSTFVIDTDGTVLKVFKNVKAKGHAEKVLCELR